From the genome of Solanum pennellii chromosome 6, SPENNV200:
ATATTGAAGGGGAATACTGGAGAATTATTGAGAATCCAACTGAAGAAATTGAGGTTTCTTCTGGAATTGCAATTTTCTTTTCTAGGGATCtgccaaactttttttttctttccatcattttttcttacttttcgTTTTCAATTTGGTTTATTAGGTGCTCCATGGGAATACTACGGAAACTAGTGCAAGCCAAAGTGGTTTTCCATTTAAAACCAATCCACGGGATGTAACTGCATGTCCAGAATATGTGGAATCAGGTTGGAACTTGAACAATACCCCTAAGCTTCAAGATTCTCTTCTCCGTTTTGAGAGTTGTAACAGTTCCTCTATTTTGCTTCCCCGGCTCTCCTTTGGAATGTGTTTTTCGTCTAGTCACTGGGTAAGATTTACATTTTTTCATGAAGCAAGgacttttgttcttttattcaaaTTATTCTTGGGCATATTCTCGtttgtctttgtttttttgGGGTGAGGCAGTATCTCTTGGGAGGAGAAAGTACTAATGAGCATAAATTCAATTATTAGCATCTCctttttgattgattgattgattggCTATACTTTCTTCCTTTTCCATCTTCCATTAGAGAATTGAAGAGCACCACTTATATTTGCTATCCTACATACATTTTGGCGCTCCAAGAATATTTTATGGGGTTCCCGGGAGTCATCGTTGCAAGTTTGAGGAAGCTGTCAAGAAGCATCTCCCACCGTTGTCAGCACATCCTTGTTTGCTTCACAACCTTGTGAGTTTCAAATCTGTGAAGTTATTTTTCGTTATTTTGATTAGGAAATGCCTGCTACTGGAAAGAAAGGGATGAATGTTTAGCTGGTTCCTTTTTTCAgtttactaataaaataaactcTCCTATTTGTATATCCATGAAATATTACATTTACTTATGGGAATCCAAATAATCTCTGGATTAATCAAAAGATCCTTTCAGTTGGCTAGAATAAGTTACTAGAATGAAACTGAGGACCTCCAAAAAGCGAATGAGGAATTATTTGATTTCCCTTATAAAAAATGAGGAAGCATTTGGTGCGATGATGGAATAATATGAATCACACAGAGGCGATCTCAAACATAAGAATACAATATTTTTCAAGAGACAGAAGGCCTAAGAGAGATGGGGAACTTCTCTCCTATAAATCTTCTTTGCACGAGCTTCTGTAAGCCCCGAAACAGACTCCAATTACATGTGTGAAGCATCGTGCTCTTGGTAATTTGTATTGCAAGCGTATATAAATGTTTTTTGTGGTTTAAAGGCGTGTGTTTGGGGGGGTGGGGGTTGTGGGAGNNNNNNNNNNNNNNNNNNNNNNNNNNNNNNNNNNNNNNNNNNNNNNNNNNNNNNNNNNNNNNNNNNNNNNNNNNNNNNNNNNNNNNNNNNNNNNNNNNNNNNNNNNNNNNNNNNNNNNNNNNNNNNNNNNNNNNNNNNNNNNNNNNNNNNNNNNNNNNNNNNNNNNNNNNNNNNNNNNNNNNNNNNNNNNNNNNNNNNNNNNNNNNNNNNNNNNNNNNNNNNNNNNNNNNNNNNNNNNNNNNNNNNNNNNNNNNNNNNNNNNNNNNNNNNNNNNNNNNNNNNNNNNNNNNNNNNNNNNNNNNNNNNNNNNNNNNNNNNNNNNNNNNNNNNNNNNNNNNNNNNNNNNNNNNNNNNNNNNNNNNNNNNNNNNNNNNNNNNNNNNNNNNNNNNNNNNNNNNNNNNNNNNNNNNNNNNNNNNNNNNNNNNNNNNNNNNNNNNNNNNNNNNNNNNNNNNNNNNNNNNNNNNNNNNNNNNGTTAGTAGTCTTTGGTGATTCAGAAGTTATCGGGAAGAAGTTGAAGTGAACATAGTATTTTGAGATTTTAACCTTATGCTTatgtatatattcatttttgcaattttcttttctaaaactATAGTAATGTTAAAAGGAGGAAGTGCAGAGTTTGCAATTAGACAGATTGTATTTCCAATTTTTCATTAACCGAGGTCCAATTCCCCTTTCATTATCGTTGCAAGTTTCAAGTAACTTTCTCAACCTTCAAGAATGAAATTCATTGAAGTATTGAGATTTCTAGCTTTGATTAGATCAAAGCCCTATCCAACTTCTCACCCATTACTCAAGATTTTCTTCATCTGTTACCTTCAACCTCTTCCAGTACTATCCCTAATTGATGCATTCTGGAGacatgatttatttaattttccttgcgttccttctttttcttaaaatggAATCAGATGCACATCAACTGTATTTTTCCACTTGTAATTTCCCACTAAAGGAAGTACGAACTGCTTAGGGAAGTTTGAGGTGTGACGAGTTATACGACCTGAAAGGCCATACTTTGCTAAGTGCTTAATGTGTGTGTGTCTAATAACACCCATCCTTATCTGTTGTTACATCTTACTGTCTGGGTATGTTGAAGTGATGAGTTAGTCTATTGGTAACTGTCTTTCGCTGCTTGTAACAATGAATTTAAATCCTTTATTCAGTATTCTTGTCCTctttaactttgaaattttgTTCTTTCAGTGAAAATTTTTTTGCCATCATCATAGAGTATGAAAGAAGAATACAATTATTGGAGACTTATGACTTTAAACATTATTTCTTGTGGGTGATCATATGCTTCAAGTTTGACCAGGATAGTCTAAAATTTCCTTTTACGATTAAGAAGAGATAGATCTATAATAGGCTtgattttgttatattttgcaTGCTGAAGATGAAAAGTTTGTCTATTACCTTCCATTTGATCGATCAACCTTCATATTCAATGCAGGCCACACAATTCTCTCCTTCTATATTGACTTCAGAGGGTATACCTGTTTATCGTTGTGTGCAAAATCCAAAGGAGTTTGTTCTCATACTCCCTGGAGCATACCATGCAGAGTTTGATAGTGGATTTAATTGTTATGAAGCAGTAAATTTCTCTCCCTTTGACTGGTTACCACATGGTCAGAACGCTGTGGAACTGTACCGTGAGCTGGACAGAAAGACATCAATCTCCCATGATAAACTGTTGCTTGAAGCAGCTGCAGAAGCAATTAGGACCTTAGGAGAACTTGCACTGCGCAACAACAGTTCTTTTGATGATTCAAAATGGAGAACAGTCTGTCGGAACTATGGTTATTTGACAAAAGCACTTAAGGTAAGTAAGCCTCTATTGTTCATGACATCTTAATAAGGAACCATTCCAAATTCCTGAACTTCGCAATTCTAACAGGCTTGCTGCTTATTCGTTTCATTTGACATTTTCATTTCTTCCTTTCCTTGTTGTGCTCTATTTCTAATTTTGCCGTCATCGACAACTGTTTCCCCTCTCTAGTCGTTGAAACCTCGTTCAACAATAACTCATGCTTTAAATATGACTAGGCAAAAGTTACAGGGTCTTTTTGTAATTCTCTCTTTTTGACAGGCTTTCTGTTCCTTTTCTGGATGCTCTGTACTGCTCTCTTATTAGTTGACATGTTTTCTTTACTgtcctttttccttttcataaCTACTTGATTTGTTTCACTTGAACCAAGGGTCTTTTggaaacagcctctctacctccacgaggtagGAGTAAGGTTTGTGTtgtgtacactctaccctccctaTCCTTAACCCGGAGGTTGAGACTTAGCTTCTGTTGGTCCCTACTCTGATTGAGGAAGTTAACTAAGCTAAGGGTCCTTAGAGGGCTAATGTCATTTCTTGAGTTTAAAACACACGTGAGAGATGCAAGCGTTACTGACTAGTTATATTATTTAGAATAtgatatattgttttattttgtgttgGATAGACACGGGTTGCCACCGAAGCGAGAACACGGAAATATCTGTTTGCTTCTCTTGAATCACGAAAGATGGAGGATGACTTTTGTGCCACCACCAAACAGGAGTGTGTTACTTGCTTCTGTGATCTATACCTTTCTGCCATTGGCTGCAAATGTTCTACACATAAATATACTTGTCTTCTTCATGCCAAACAACTATGTGATTGTGCTTGGAGCGAGAGGTATTTGCTTATACGGTATGAAATAGATGAGTTGAACATCATGGTTGAAGATTTGGATCGAAAAGCAAGTGCAGTTCATAACAGGGCAGAAGAAAAACTTGGATTGCCTGTATCCGATGTTTCTAAAGATGCTATCAAGGAAGTAGGTATGGAAACAATGAAGCATAAGCCTGTGATTCCTAATGTGGAACTCTCCGAGAGTACATCTCACCGTTCAACCTCCAGACAAGCATCAGATATTCAACAGTACAGGAATGTAGATGTTTTCTTTGCACCTTCAGTTGTTCCAagttcaacaacaatgaatTTGAATCATCGATCACAATTGAAAGAAAACGTTCATGATGAGGATAAAGTTCTATTGCCAAAAGTACCACAGAATACTGATGTTGGAGAAAATATTGCAACTTCTTCCAGTACAGTTCTCAAGAAACATCTTGCACAGGGGTCTTCATCGACAGTTAGAGATGTCATTATTCTCAGTGATGATGAAGATTAGCAAACCCCCATACCATATCACAAATGGTAACAAGCATTTATATGTCAGTTCTCTGCTGTAAGTTTGCTAATTGTAAAACTTGAATTATGTAACATGACTGGGAAATGCTCTTTCAACTCAATCTTGGCACTTTGTTTCGTGTATATCTGTTCTGGTACTCCTTTTGTTTAATCCAGTTCACAGCTATTGACATTGAATTGCACTGTTTGCCCTTCAAATGGgctgatttttaatttttgcccTTGAAAGGGGTCGGTCTTTAATTTTTGTCCTTCAAAATCGAACTTTTTGTTTGAGTAGTAATAGTAGGATGTTTCTTGTTCTCTCTCTTCAAGAACCTAACTCTATGTTCCTCTCTTACTTGAATCTTTTTTTTAGGGTTCATACATGATGCATCAATCGTGTCAAAGAACTTGCTCCAAAAAtataggcataatatataaatatgtcttttaacttggtttcaaattacatttatgtctttcaactttgagtgtgcacaagtagacacttaaacttgtataaatagaCACGCATGTcatacatgtcattttttgtcctacatgtattgtttgtcatgtaggactcgtgtgtttgtttatttaaaagttggatagttaaagtgtctatgCATTATGAAACTTGGAGGttgaagttaaaatttgaatccAAGTTTAggatccaatatatgtattacgCTAAAAATATAAGTGTTAAATTCCAATACAATATGTGTCTCTCAatgcaagtcatttgaacacCGTGACTGATGAGTGGATAGGTGGATTAGGCAAGCAAGGGTTTTGCTTAATTGTACAGCAAATAATTAAGCGCAAGTATCTTGAAAAGAATACACTCTCATAAACACATGAAGATAATGAGTAATACATGTTCTATCTTccaccaaaataataataaaaggagTTCTTTAAGAATTATTTGTCCCTTGAAAGTGCATTCATCATAACCAACAAATACCATCAAATATGTAAATGCCACAATAGAAAGATATGCACAAAGAAGTACTCACAAGTCACAAGTGTTAGAATAGTGAGAGGAAGTAAAGAGAAGTTTTCTATAACCCTGGGTTTACCATGGATCCTTAACTTGAGACAAGAGTCTATCGAAAATAACCTTTCTACCCTACAATGTAGGGTCTGCGTAACCCCATAGTGGGGATTATACTGAGTACGTTGCTGTTGATGTATCTTTACCTTGAGCAGGTACATGTTTAACCTAAATTATGCATGAACTAACTAATAGTACACCTGATT
Proteins encoded in this window:
- the LOC107022022 gene encoding putative lysine-specific demethylase JMJ16 isoform X3 gives rise to the protein MFGFKVIARSRPESARIPSLDEAPVLHPTEEEFKDTLKYVASILPHVKQYGVCRIVPPSSWRPPCRIEEEDTRCGVDTRIQRISDLQSLFLKMRLEGAHKKTNNRRQKIPSMKPEFGHSVERKEFGCCNEHFEFESGPKFKLKSFKNYADHFKRQYFVKEDQITASNFNSDAMQMLSEPSIPDIEGEYWRIIENPTEEIEVLHGNTTETSASQSGFPFKTNPRDVTACPEYVESGWNLNNTPKLQDSLLRFESCNSSSILLPRLSFGMCFSSSHWRIEEHHLYLLSYIHFGAPRIFYGVPGSHRCKFEEAVKKHLPPLSAHPCLLHNLATQFSPSILTSEGIPVYRCVQNPKEFVLILPGAYHAEFDSGFNCYEAVNFSPFDWLPHGQNAVELYRELDRKTSISHDKLLLEAAAEAIRTLGELALRNNSSFDDSKWRTVCRNYGYLTKALKTRVATEARTRKYLFASLESRKMEDDFCATTKQECVTCFCDLYLSAIGCKCSTHKYTCLLHAKQLCDCAWSERYLLIRYEIDELNIMVEDLDRKASAVHNRAEEKLGLPVSDVSKDAIKEVGMETMKHKPVIPNVELSESTSHRSTSRQASDIQQYRNVDVFFAPSVVPSSTTMNLNHRSQLKENVHDEDKVLLPKVPQNTDVGENIATSSSTVLKKHLAQGSSSTVRDVIILSDDED
- the LOC107022022 gene encoding putative lysine-specific demethylase JMJ16 isoform X1; amino-acid sequence: MGAKRIRLQGECDDRKRFSVPPGFESLTSFTLQKVENNEEACNSVAVGNESEQGPVQVASTATIVSTGKLKSSVRRRPWILDDHVDHMEENFECESDKGSSSRAYLPRGVIRGCSSCHNCQKVIARSRPESARIPSLDEAPVLHPTEEEFKDTLKYVASILPHVKQYGVCRIVPPSSWRPPCRIEEEDTRCGVDTRIQRISDLQSLFLKMRLEGAHKKTNNRRQKIPSMKPEFGHSVERKEFGCCNEHFEFESGPKFKLKSFKNYADHFKRQYFVKEDQITASNFNSDAMQMLSEPSIPDIEGEYWRIIENPTEEIEVLHGNTTETSASQSGFPFKTNPRDVTACPEYVESGWNLNNTPKLQDSLLRFESCNSSSILLPRLSFGMCFSSSHWRIEEHHLYLLSYIHFGAPRIFYGVPGSHRCKFEEAVKKHLPPLSAHPCLLHNLATQFSPSILTSEGIPVYRCVQNPKEFVLILPGAYHAEFDSGFNCYEAVNFSPFDWLPHGQNAVELYRELDRKTSISHDKLLLEAAAEAIRTLGELALRNNSSFDDSKWRTVCRNYGYLTKALKTRVATEARTRKYLFASLESRKMEDDFCATTKQECVTCFCDLYLSAIGCKCSTHKYTCLLHAKQLCDCAWSERYLLIRYEIDELNIMVEDLDRKASAVHNRAEEKLGLPVSDVSKDAIKEVGMETMKHKPVIPNVELSESTSHRSTSRQASDIQQYRNVDVFFAPSVVPSSTTMNLNHRSQLKENVHDEDKVLLPKVPQNTDVGENIATSSSTVLKKHLAQGSSSTVRDVIILSDDED
- the LOC107022022 gene encoding putative lysine-specific demethylase JMJ16 isoform X2; protein product: MGAKRIRLQGECDDRKRFSVPPGFESLTSFTLQKVENNEEACNSVAVGNESEQGPVQVASTATIVSTGKLKSSVRRRPWILDDHVDHMEENFECESDKGSSSRAYLPRGVIRGCSSCHNCQKVIARSRPESARIPSLDEAPVLHPTEEEFKDTLKYVASILPHVKQYGVCRIVPPSSWRPPCRIEEEDTRCGVDTRIQRISDLQSLFLKMRLEGAHKKTNNRRQKIPSMKPEFGHSVERKEFGCCNEHFEFESGPKFKLKSFKNYADHFKRQYFVKEDQITASNFNSDAMQMLSEPSIPDIEGEYWRIIENPTEEIEVLHGNTTETSASQSGFPFKTNPRDVTACPEYVESGWNLNNTPKLQDSLLRFESCNSSSILLPRLSFGMCFSSSHWRIEEHHLYLLSYIHFGAPRIFYGVPGSHRCKFEEAVKKHLPPLSAHPCLLHNLATQFSPSILTSEGIPVYRCVQNPKEFVLILPGAYHAEFDSGFNCYEAVNFSPFDWLPHGQNAVELYRELDRKTSISHDKLLLEAAAEAIRTLGELALRNNSSFDDSKWRTVCRNYGYLTKALKTRVATEARTRKYLFASLESRKMEDDFCATTKQECVTCFCDLYLSAIGCKCSTHKYTCLLHAKQLCDCAWSERYLLIRYEIDELNIMVEDLDRKASAVHNRAEEKLGLPVSDVSKDAIKEVGMETMKHKPVIPNVELSESTSHRSTSRQASELKENVHDEDKVLLPKVPQNTDVGENIATSSSTVLKKHLAQGSSSTVRDVIILSDDED